A part of Desulfovibrio inopinatus DSM 10711 genomic DNA contains:
- a CDS encoding Flp family type IVb pilin, with translation MNAILNFIRDDEGASAVEYGLLAALIAAVIVGSVAALGPKLKKAFDDVTAALP, from the coding sequence ATGAACGCAATCCTGAATTTCATCCGTGATGACGAAGGCGCTTCCGCTGTTGAATACGGCCTGCTTGCCGCTCTTATTGCCGCAGTTATCGTTGGATCAGTCGCCGCTCTTGGTCCTAAGCTGAAGAAGGCTTTTGACGACGTCACCGCTGCGTTGCCGTAA
- the cobA gene encoding uroporphyrinogen-III C-methyltransferase → MSKVYLLGAGPGDPGLLTIKAKEILEKADVVVYDYLANKAFLRYARPDAEIIYVGKKGGDHTLPQDQINQLLVEKVKAGKVVARLKGGDPYVFGRGAEEAEELLDAGAAFETVPGVTSAVAAPAYAGIPLTHRQYASSVSFITGHEDPTKPDSVHNWESLAKGTSTLVFFMGVKNLPDISQNLITAGMDPTTPAALVRWGTTCRQQTLVADIGSIADAAAAAGMKPPALLVVGHVVSLRDRLAWFEEKPLLGKGIVVTRARQQASGLVATLTELGACVYEFPTIEIAPLSDYGPVRDAIDRLDCYDWIIFTSVNGVKYFFDEMEIMEKDARSLAGKMIAAIGPATANELRARGIRPDFIPEKYVAESVVEGLLALHVAGKRVLIPRALKAREILPNELRRAGADVEVLSVYETTLANQDTDEVLAALKNGEIHYVTFTSSSTVDNFFEKIPTDVLKAAKGTVKLATIGPVTAQTLSRHGFDSDLSPEEFTIPALVQALVNDAS, encoded by the coding sequence ATGTCCAAAGTGTATTTGTTGGGAGCCGGCCCCGGCGATCCTGGTCTGTTGACCATCAAAGCCAAGGAAATCCTCGAAAAAGCCGACGTGGTGGTCTATGACTACTTGGCGAACAAGGCTTTTCTGCGTTACGCCAGGCCCGATGCCGAAATTATTTATGTTGGCAAAAAAGGTGGCGATCACACCCTACCACAAGATCAAATCAATCAACTTCTCGTGGAGAAAGTTAAAGCCGGCAAAGTCGTCGCTCGGCTCAAAGGCGGAGATCCGTACGTTTTCGGCCGCGGTGCCGAAGAAGCCGAAGAGCTTCTTGATGCGGGTGCAGCCTTTGAAACCGTTCCGGGTGTCACGTCGGCTGTGGCAGCACCGGCTTATGCCGGCATTCCTCTGACCCACAGACAGTATGCCTCGTCTGTCAGTTTCATCACCGGTCATGAAGACCCGACGAAACCTGACAGTGTCCATAACTGGGAGAGCCTGGCGAAGGGAACATCCACCCTTGTCTTCTTCATGGGCGTCAAAAATCTTCCCGATATTTCACAAAATCTCATCACGGCGGGGATGGACCCCACCACACCAGCGGCACTCGTTCGCTGGGGAACCACCTGCCGTCAACAGACCCTTGTTGCCGATATCGGCAGTATTGCGGATGCAGCCGCAGCGGCCGGGATGAAGCCACCCGCGTTGCTCGTGGTCGGACATGTCGTTTCATTACGCGACCGTCTGGCTTGGTTTGAAGAAAAACCGCTTCTCGGCAAAGGGATTGTTGTCACTCGCGCCCGGCAACAGGCCAGTGGCCTTGTTGCGACACTGACCGAGCTTGGAGCCTGCGTATACGAATTTCCGACAATCGAAATTGCTCCGCTCTCGGATTATGGTCCGGTGCGCGACGCAATTGATCGACTCGACTGCTATGATTGGATCATTTTCACCTCGGTCAATGGCGTGAAATACTTTTTCGATGAGATGGAAATCATGGAAAAAGACGCTCGATCTCTCGCGGGGAAAATGATTGCCGCTATTGGTCCGGCAACGGCGAATGAGCTTCGTGCTCGCGGTATCCGTCCGGATTTCATTCCGGAAAAATATGTTGCCGAATCGGTCGTTGAAGGCCTGTTAGCACTGCATGTGGCCGGGAAACGGGTACTTATCCCGCGTGCACTTAAAGCACGCGAAATTCTCCCCAATGAATTACGCCGTGCTGGTGCTGATGTTGAAGTGCTGTCTGTCTATGAGACAACCCTGGCCAATCAGGACACGGACGAAGTGCTCGCCGCGCTGAAGAATGGTGAAATCCATTATGTGACGTTCACATCTTCGTCCACTGTGGATAATTTCTTTGAAAAAATTCCAACCGATGTCCTCAAGGCTGCAAAAGGTACGGTAAAATTGGCAACCATTGGCCCAGTGACAGCCCAAACCCTGTCTCGTCATGGCTTCGATTCCGATCTTTCGCCCGAAGAATTCACCATTCCCGCCTTGGTTCAGGCTCTGGTGAACGACGCATCTTGA
- the purN gene encoding phosphoribosylglycinamide formyltransferase — MLPIAVFVSGSGSNLQSIIDKMEQGALHVDIRLVLSNKPDAYGLERARKHGLPTVILPHGDYPDRNAYDEALLREVDQAQADVIALAGFMRILGPTFVSSRRNHIVNIHPAILPSFKGIHGQQDAADYGVTLSGATVHLVDEKMDHGPIIIQAAVPAYPDDDGDSLGKRILALEHRIYPQALQWIATDRLKIEGRKTRIEQSEIPQAAMTTPCLVNPPLEEGF; from the coding sequence ATGCTGCCTATCGCTGTTTTCGTTTCCGGCTCCGGATCCAACTTGCAAAGTATTATCGACAAAATGGAACAAGGTGCCCTTCACGTGGATATCCGCCTTGTACTCTCCAACAAGCCCGACGCCTACGGACTCGAACGCGCCCGAAAGCATGGACTTCCAACGGTTATTCTCCCTCATGGCGACTACCCCGACCGAAACGCGTATGATGAAGCGCTGCTGCGTGAAGTCGACCAGGCGCAGGCTGATGTCATCGCGTTAGCCGGGTTCATGCGTATTCTTGGCCCAACGTTTGTTTCGTCCCGACGCAACCACATCGTCAATATTCATCCGGCAATTCTTCCGAGCTTCAAAGGAATTCATGGGCAACAGGACGCCGCCGACTATGGCGTCACCCTTTCCGGTGCAACGGTTCATCTCGTTGACGAAAAAATGGATCATGGCCCCATCATTATTCAGGCGGCCGTCCCCGCGTATCCCGACGACGATGGTGATAGCCTCGGGAAACGCATTCTTGCCCTGGAGCACCGCATTTATCCTCAAGCGCTGCAATGGATCGCCACAGACCGTCTCAAAATCGAAGGTCGAAAAACCCGCATTGAGCAGTCCGAAATACCTCAAGCTGCAATGACAACGCCGTGCCTCGTGAATCCTCCGTTAGAGGAAGGGTTCTAA
- a CDS encoding cobalt-precorrin 5A hydrolase, producing MNIAIYALTPDGARLGDALRRAFDGTLFLPMRWAREHNATGFERIVDAVAEGFERYDGLIFLTACGIAVRSIAPLLQGKTKDPAVVVMDQAGRFAISLLSGHLGGANGLAEHIAAVTGGTAVITTATDVIGAPAIDIVAKQARLRAAHDIGFREIAAALAAGEPVSLFDPQGLLPLTPKESGCFVWASAPLGPAETDPEVVVDFREHRNRPGRLVLHPPVLVAGVGCRKEASAEDILECITLALSKANLAAKSVAIVTSIDAKSEEPGLLAAATALSAKTLFFSAEELGSVTTPTPSRTVERHMGVKNVCEAAAMLAAQTNRLLVTKVKTQTATTAIARIQQPV from the coding sequence ATGAACATCGCCATATATGCTCTGACCCCAGACGGGGCGCGGTTAGGCGACGCATTACGTCGAGCTTTTGACGGTACACTTTTTCTCCCAATGCGATGGGCGCGCGAACATAATGCAACGGGCTTTGAACGCATTGTGGATGCGGTGGCAGAAGGCTTTGAACGCTACGATGGGCTTATCTTCCTGACCGCATGTGGGATTGCTGTGCGTTCGATTGCACCACTTTTGCAAGGGAAAACGAAAGACCCGGCCGTTGTGGTCATGGACCAAGCCGGACGATTTGCTATCAGCCTGCTGTCCGGGCATTTGGGCGGAGCCAATGGGTTGGCCGAACATATCGCGGCCGTCACAGGAGGAACCGCCGTTATTACGACAGCAACGGATGTTATAGGTGCTCCGGCTATCGATATTGTCGCGAAACAGGCTCGCTTGCGAGCCGCTCACGACATCGGGTTTCGAGAAATTGCAGCAGCCTTAGCCGCTGGAGAACCGGTATCATTGTTCGATCCGCAAGGATTATTACCATTGACGCCGAAAGAATCCGGATGTTTTGTGTGGGCATCTGCCCCGCTTGGCCCTGCGGAAACCGATCCAGAGGTGGTGGTGGATTTTCGAGAGCATCGCAATCGACCGGGACGTCTTGTGCTCCACCCACCGGTTCTCGTTGCCGGAGTGGGATGCCGCAAAGAGGCATCGGCCGAAGATATTCTGGAGTGTATTACATTGGCTCTGTCAAAAGCCAACTTGGCCGCCAAAAGCGTGGCCATCGTGACCAGCATTGATGCCAAAAGCGAAGAACCCGGCCTCTTGGCCGCAGCCACGGCATTATCAGCCAAAACCCTGTTTTTCTCCGCGGAAGAACTCGGCAGTGTAACAACACCCACTCCGTCGAGAACCGTGGAACGCCATATGGGAGTGAAGAACGTATGCGAGGCAGCAGCCATGTTGGCAGCCCAGACAAATCGGCTCCTTGTGACCAAAGTCAAAACACAGACAGCCACGACAGCCATCGCTCGAATACAGCAGCCGGTATAA
- the cobJ gene encoding precorrin-3B C(17)-methyltransferase produces MRGSSHVGSPDKSAPCDQSQNTDSHDSHRSNTAAGITVVGLGPGDASLLPPRAADAIASADSIVGYTTYIRLIPEALLVGKTIIETGMTGEVARCERAVAEAVSGKETVVVSSGDPGVYGMAGLVIEILEKQNRLETVPCQVIPGISAATAAAALLGAPLTHDFAVISLSDLLTPWETIAKRLDCAAQADFVIVLYNPRSKRRQDHLPNALEIVRRYRLPTTPVGLVREAFRPGEETKQYTLSTVDVDAVDMLSILIIGNSATRMAGPMMLTPRGYAGKYALG; encoded by the coding sequence ATGCGAGGCAGCAGCCATGTTGGCAGCCCAGACAAATCGGCTCCTTGTGACCAAAGTCAAAACACAGACAGCCACGACAGCCATCGCTCGAATACAGCAGCCGGTATAACGGTTGTCGGTCTCGGGCCGGGCGATGCAAGTCTGTTACCGCCCCGTGCGGCCGACGCCATTGCCAGTGCAGATTCGATCGTCGGGTATACAACATATATTCGCCTCATTCCCGAAGCATTGCTCGTTGGAAAAACGATCATCGAAACGGGCATGACCGGAGAAGTGGCTCGATGTGAACGAGCCGTTGCTGAAGCGGTCTCAGGAAAAGAAACCGTGGTTGTCTCAAGTGGAGATCCCGGTGTCTACGGTATGGCTGGACTCGTTATTGAAATTTTGGAAAAACAAAACCGTCTTGAGACCGTTCCATGCCAGGTGATTCCGGGCATCAGCGCCGCGACGGCCGCCGCCGCCTTGTTGGGCGCTCCACTGACGCATGATTTCGCCGTAATCAGTCTCAGCGATCTTCTCACACCATGGGAAACCATCGCAAAACGACTCGATTGCGCAGCACAGGCCGATTTCGTTATCGTGCTGTACAATCCACGCTCCAAGCGTCGTCAAGACCACCTTCCCAATGCTCTCGAAATTGTACGCCGGTACAGGCTCCCCACCACGCCGGTCGGCCTTGTTCGCGAGGCTTTCCGACCGGGAGAGGAGACAAAGCAATACACCCTCTCCACAGTCGACGTGGATGCCGTCGATATGTTAAGCATCCTTATCATTGGCAATTCTGCGACTCGAATGGCAGGACCGATGATGCTGACACCACGCGGCTATGCTGGCAAATACGCTTTAGGGTAG
- a CDS encoding cytochrome c3 family protein, with protein sequence MKRTLLTMLSCLALVTMFYLPNLQATEAPADMTIQPLEGMKVTKAPVDFSHKGHAALDCKACHHKWDGTSEIKGCASEGCHTDGANKKGDHSFYRAFHDMKSENSCLGCHRANKGKAGPTKCNDCHPKKS encoded by the coding sequence ATGAAACGGACTCTTCTGACAATGTTGAGCTGTTTGGCGTTGGTGACCATGTTTTACCTGCCCAATCTGCAGGCGACCGAAGCTCCTGCTGATATGACCATTCAACCGCTCGAAGGCATGAAAGTCACCAAAGCACCTGTTGACTTCTCGCACAAGGGACATGCTGCGCTTGATTGTAAAGCCTGCCACCATAAATGGGACGGCACGAGCGAAATCAAAGGTTGTGCCTCTGAAGGTTGTCATACCGACGGCGCTAACAAAAAAGGCGATCACTCCTTCTATCGTGCATTCCACGATATGAAGAGCGAAAACAGCTGCCTGGGTTGCCACAGAGCCAACAAGGGCAAAGCTGGACCGACCAAGTGTAACGATTGCCATCCTAAAAAAAGCTAA
- a CDS encoding NAD(P)/FAD-dependent oxidoreductase, with protein sequence MAKHLVLVGAGHAHLTTLAGLTETCALGARVTVIGPGTYHYYSGMGPGALGGYYTPAEIRFNVERLTRNQGGTFLKDRVVSFDPQAKILSTEHHGTIDYDIVSFNVGSRVPNPLSGPTGQNVYPVKPIENLLAAARHIAGLVEQGHPPRVLVIGGGPAGFEVAGNVRHLIRSLGEEMPDVTLVAGRQLLPSFPERVCTLAAANLFKRNITLLQGVRAVQLTEDELVLSDERRLPYDVVFLAMGVAPPALFTNAGVADSSGALPVNKFLQHPEYPDIFGGGDCISFLPNPLAKVGVYPVRENPILKHNLDASVAGEPLMPFTDTDPNFLLILNCGDGTGIFRKKNFIFSGRIAFFIKDFIDKRFMRKFQVSGERED encoded by the coding sequence GGGCCGGCCACGCTCATCTCACGACGCTGGCTGGCTTAACGGAAACCTGTGCATTGGGAGCCCGTGTTACGGTCATCGGACCGGGGACATACCATTATTATTCTGGGATGGGACCGGGGGCTCTTGGTGGCTATTACACTCCTGCCGAAATACGCTTCAATGTAGAACGGCTCACCCGTAACCAGGGAGGGACGTTTCTCAAAGATCGTGTTGTATCTTTTGATCCTCAAGCGAAAATTTTGAGTACGGAACATCACGGGACTATCGATTATGATATTGTCTCGTTCAATGTGGGGAGCCGGGTGCCCAACCCGTTATCCGGTCCGACAGGCCAGAATGTCTACCCCGTCAAGCCAATAGAAAATTTACTTGCGGCAGCCAGGCATATTGCCGGACTTGTTGAGCAGGGACATCCCCCACGGGTGCTGGTTATCGGTGGAGGCCCTGCTGGTTTTGAAGTTGCCGGAAACGTTCGCCACCTCATTCGATCACTGGGCGAAGAAATGCCCGATGTGACCCTTGTTGCTGGTCGCCAGTTGCTTCCTTCGTTTCCGGAACGTGTCTGCACCTTGGCAGCAGCGAATCTTTTTAAACGAAATATTACGCTCCTTCAGGGAGTACGGGCGGTGCAACTCACGGAAGATGAGCTTGTACTCAGTGATGAACGTCGCTTGCCGTATGATGTTGTTTTTCTTGCCATGGGGGTGGCCCCGCCTGCGCTGTTTACAAACGCTGGCGTTGCCGACTCCAGCGGTGCTTTGCCTGTTAATAAATTTTTACAACATCCTGAGTATCCTGATATTTTTGGAGGGGGGGACTGCATTTCCTTTCTTCCGAATCCCTTGGCAAAAGTTGGGGTGTACCCAGTTCGGGAAAATCCTATTTTGAAGCATAACCTTGATGCTTCCGTTGCCGGAGAACCGCTTATGCCGTTTACCGACACCGATCCCAACTTTCTCTTGATCTTGAATTGTGGTGACGGAACAGGGATTTTTCGGAAAAAGAATTTTATTTTTTCCGGACGCATCGCGTTTTTCATCAAAGACTTTATCGACAAGCGGTTTATGCGGAAGTTTCAGGTGAGTGGAGAACGTGAGGATTAG